A genomic stretch from Leptospira ellinghausenii includes:
- the pyrF gene encoding orotidine-5'-phosphate decarboxylase, which produces MTSFLTKFHSRRDNLRSLLCIGMDPELEKLPKPCLDSKSPLVFFAETIVRYTHPYAVSWKPNIAFFERLGAEGYFALEHTVHLMKEISPEVPIVMDAKRGDLANTAKEYAKYFFQTLKVDALTVNPYMGRDSLIPYLDLGGYLFVLGLTSNPSSSDFQKLRIGSSDLYVYEEVSDQMARLAESYPGQLGLVVGGTHPSEIESLRDRHPELCFLIPGFGAQGGDLEAIIKASGKEALINSSRGITMSTVAENFGEVSKKKSEEVHLLMNQLFS; this is translated from the coding sequence ATGACTTCATTTTTAACAAAATTCCATTCCCGAAGAGACAATTTACGATCCCTATTATGCATCGGAATGGATCCTGAATTGGAAAAATTACCAAAACCCTGTTTGGATTCAAAATCACCTCTTGTGTTTTTTGCAGAAACCATCGTTCGATACACCCATCCTTATGCAGTCTCTTGGAAACCCAACATTGCCTTTTTTGAACGGCTTGGTGCAGAGGGTTATTTTGCGCTAGAACATACAGTTCACTTAATGAAGGAAATTTCCCCAGAAGTTCCCATTGTGATGGATGCCAAACGTGGGGACCTTGCGAATACGGCAAAAGAGTATGCAAAGTATTTTTTCCAAACCTTAAAGGTGGATGCCCTCACAGTGAATCCCTATATGGGTCGAGATAGCCTTATTCCCTATTTAGATTTGGGTGGGTATCTATTTGTTTTAGGGTTAACCTCAAATCCAAGTTCATCTGATTTTCAAAAACTAAGGATTGGGTCCAGCGATTTGTACGTATACGAAGAGGTGAGTGACCAAATGGCGCGTCTGGCAGAATCTTATCCTGGACAATTGGGTTTAGTTGTCGGTGGTACCCATCCCTCTGAAATTGAATCCTTACGTGACCGTCACCCTGAGTTATGTTTTCTCATCCCTGGTTTCGGAGCACAAGGTGGTGATTTAGAAGCCATTATCAAAGCAAGTGGCAAAGAAGCTCTTATCAATTCATCACGTGGGATCACCATGAGTACGGTTGCTGAAAATTTTGGAGAAGTTTCTAAAAAGAAATCGGAAGAAGTACATTTGCTGATGAACCAACTCTTTTCTTAA
- the speE gene encoding polyamine aminopropyltransferase yields MEIWYTEKLELEKGRAVSYRVTKTIESLQSPFQKIDIFETQSFGRMFTLDGVTMVTNKDEHSYHEMIAHIPMMSHPNPESVLVIGGGDGGTVREVLKHPSVKEVVLCEIDKAVVDISYKYFPECADAMKDPKVIHHYDDGAKFARDNKGRFDVILVDSSDPVGPAEVLFKEPFFRDMASALKPTGIIATQAESFWYHGDVITSLFEFIPKIFPEYGYYYTTIPTYPSGIIGFTFLSNAIDPYSVTPDPKRVPKGLKYYSPEIHKAAFVLPEFAKAYIKRKG; encoded by the coding sequence ATGGAGATTTGGTACACAGAAAAATTGGAATTAGAAAAAGGGCGAGCCGTCAGTTACCGAGTAACAAAGACAATCGAAAGCCTACAATCTCCGTTCCAAAAAATTGATATATTTGAAACACAATCATTCGGTCGTATGTTCACTTTAGATGGTGTAACAATGGTTACAAATAAAGACGAACATTCTTATCATGAGATGATTGCACATATCCCTATGATGAGTCATCCCAATCCAGAATCTGTTCTTGTGATTGGAGGAGGAGATGGGGGAACGGTTCGTGAAGTATTAAAACACCCATCTGTCAAAGAAGTTGTTTTGTGTGAGATTGACAAAGCAGTTGTCGACATCAGTTACAAATACTTTCCAGAATGTGCAGATGCCATGAAAGATCCGAAAGTCATTCACCATTACGATGATGGAGCCAAATTTGCAAGAGACAACAAAGGTCGTTTTGATGTGATCCTTGTGGATTCCAGTGACCCCGTGGGCCCTGCAGAAGTTTTGTTTAAGGAGCCATTTTTTCGTGATATGGCAAGTGCCTTAAAACCTACTGGGATCATTGCCACTCAAGCAGAATCGTTTTGGTACCATGGAGATGTGATCACTTCACTCTTTGAATTCATTCCGAAAATTTTCCCTGAGTATGGATACTATTACACAACCATTCCCACTTACCCATCTGGAATCATTGGGTTTACTTTTTTATCCAATGCAATTGATCCGTATTCGGTCACACCAGATCCAAAACGAGTTCCAAAAGGACTTAAGTACTATAGCCCTGAAATCCACAAAGCTGCGTTTGTCTTACCTGAGTTTGCAAAAGCTTATATCAAACGAAAAGGTTAA
- a CDS encoding DUF302 domain-containing protein, producing MLGLTVHRKKSFEETINDTTEALKKEGFGVLTTIDVKQTLKDKINVDFKRYTILGACNPSFAHRALQTADEIGMLLPCNVVVTEEKNGEIKVSIFDPMTMTKLVQNSELETIAKEVQDKLVRVIHHLHE from the coding sequence ATGTTAGGGTTAACCGTTCACAGAAAAAAAAGTTTTGAAGAAACCATAAACGATACAACGGAAGCGTTAAAAAAAGAAGGGTTTGGAGTTTTGACTACCATTGATGTCAAACAAACCTTAAAAGACAAAATTAACGTTGATTTCAAACGTTATACCATCCTCGGTGCATGTAACCCTAGTTTTGCGCACAGAGCCCTACAAACTGCCGACGAAATTGGAATGTTGTTACCATGTAATGTGGTCGTGACAGAAGAAAAAAACGGAGAAATCAAAGTATCCATTTTTGATCCCATGACGATGACTAAACTCGTCCAAAATTCCGAACTGGAAACCATCGCCAAAGAAGTGCAGGACAAACTTGTCCGAGTGATCCACCACCTTCACGAATAA
- a CDS encoding HAD family hydrolase has protein sequence MKNVFIFDMDGVILDSEKIYLDMNQKWFHEMGFNLPIHIHQKYVGISAKIFWNFLKSEFNLPEEIDHYIQLEKEMKFNTLSSLELKPTIYLIEYLNFLKSKNYKIALASSSLRKNINLILNKLNITNYFDFIISGEEVTLGKPNPEIFLKVSQFFNCNINNCVVIEDSTNGIKAAKAANMFCIGFFNPNSGNQDLSLADIVIDNFKDKKIYEF, from the coding sequence ATGAAAAATGTTTTTATCTTTGATATGGATGGAGTTATCCTAGATAGCGAAAAAATTTATTTAGACATGAATCAAAAATGGTTTCATGAGATGGGATTTAATTTACCGATTCATATTCATCAGAAATATGTAGGTATTTCTGCAAAAATATTTTGGAATTTTTTAAAATCAGAATTCAATCTCCCTGAAGAAATTGATCATTACATTCAACTAGAAAAGGAAATGAAATTTAATACACTTTCCAGTTTAGAATTAAAGCCTACTATCTACCTTATAGAATATTTAAATTTCTTAAAAAGTAAAAATTATAAAATCGCTCTTGCCTCATCATCTTTACGTAAAAATATTAACTTGATCTTAAATAAACTTAACATCACAAATTATTTCGATTTCATTATAAGTGGCGAAGAAGTCACCCTAGGAAAACCTAATCCAGAGATCTTCTTAAAAGTTTCTCAATTTTTTAATTGTAACATAAATAATTGTGTCGTCATAGAAGATAGTACAAACGGAATTAAAGCTGCAAAAGCAGCTAATATGTTTTGCATCGGTTTTTTTAATCCAAATTCAGGAAATCAAGATCTATCCCTAGCGGATATCGTTATTGATAATTTTAAAGATAAAAAAATTTACGAATTTTAG
- a CDS encoding trypsin-like peptidase domain-containing protein: protein MKYAIKCIIKIVLILQSNIILSQNINLNFAESILNQLPEYIFNDVKESIVIVSVKNQEKTDSENVLSRQLGVGFIFNLDGLIIINRYALRKFNSDFEITFADGRKIPGKLVGIDEKNNLAILKVANNVILKPIRFSNDSKLKIGQFLILITHNQKDKSVNALTSISKINISDEIYPQNEYSTKESLLISSRSRIIPDPGLLFNIKGEFVGFSYFYFEDDIYTNKFAMANYILDLNSLVNAILEKEEGK from the coding sequence ATGAAATACGCTATTAAATGTATTATCAAAATTGTTCTTATACTTCAAAGTAATATAATACTCTCACAGAATATAAATTTAAATTTCGCTGAATCAATTTTAAATCAATTACCTGAATATATATTCAATGATGTTAAGGAATCAATTGTAATTGTTAGTGTAAAGAATCAAGAGAAAACAGATTCAGAAAATGTTCTTTCTAGGCAACTCGGGGTAGGATTTATATTCAATTTAGATGGACTCATCATTATTAATCGCTATGCACTTCGTAAGTTTAATTCCGATTTTGAAATTACCTTCGCAGACGGAAGAAAAATTCCTGGCAAACTTGTAGGTATAGACGAAAAGAATAATCTCGCAATCTTAAAAGTTGCAAATAATGTGATTTTAAAACCTATTCGCTTCAGTAATGATTCAAAATTGAAAATTGGGCAATTTCTAATTTTAATTACTCATAATCAGAAAGATAAATCTGTAAATGCTTTAACATCCATCTCAAAAATCAATATTAGTGATGAAATTTATCCTCAAAATGAATATTCAACTAAGGAAAGCCTTTTGATCTCATCGAGATCAAGAATTATTCCAGATCCAGGTTTACTATTTAATATTAAAGGCGAGTTTGTAGGCTTTTCATATTTTTATTTTGAAGACGACATTTATACAAACAAATTTGCTATGGCGAATTATATTTTAGATTTAAATTCATTAGTAAATGCGATACTTGAAAAAGAAGAAGGAAAATAG
- a CDS encoding DMT family transporter translates to MKTSSPSFLRSVLELNLTILIMGNVTLFAKLLPFPAVTIISGRALFSVLILGLFFILRRKPINYQSFKHFSYVFGIGILFALHWVTYFHSIQVSTVAVGMLSLFTYPVFSAILEPILGGNKPEPFALFLASFSLFGLFLIVPDLSWDNQMFQGVVWGVVSAVLYAIRNLLTKEMHVHYPSSQILFTQLLATSLVLLPFADGLIPMLAEPKYLLFQVILAGIFTSLAHTIWIRSLSNLSVTTAGTLSTLSPIYGSLAAWYFLGEVPPDRLWLGGGVILFCAVMEVFRKQNESRIREKEKLV, encoded by the coding sequence GTGAAAACTTCTTCCCCGTCTTTCCTTCGTTCTGTATTAGAACTCAATTTGACGATCCTCATTATGGGGAACGTCACTTTGTTTGCCAAACTCCTCCCTTTTCCTGCGGTTACCATTATCTCTGGTCGTGCTTTGTTTTCTGTATTGATATTGGGGTTATTTTTTATCCTAAGGCGTAAGCCGATAAACTACCAAAGTTTTAAACACTTTAGTTATGTATTTGGAATTGGAATTTTGTTTGCCTTACATTGGGTAACATACTTCCACTCCATCCAAGTTTCCACAGTGGCCGTTGGGATGTTGTCTCTATTTACTTACCCAGTATTTTCTGCAATCCTCGAACCAATATTAGGTGGAAATAAACCAGAACCATTTGCTTTATTTTTGGCCTCTTTTTCACTATTTGGATTATTTCTCATCGTGCCCGATCTTTCTTGGGACAACCAAATGTTCCAAGGTGTGGTTTGGGGTGTTGTTTCAGCTGTTTTATATGCAATCCGAAACTTGCTAACAAAAGAGATGCATGTCCATTACCCAAGTTCTCAAATTTTATTCACCCAACTTTTAGCTACTTCCTTGGTTTTACTACCCTTTGCCGATGGACTTATCCCTATGCTTGCAGAACCGAAGTATCTCCTCTTCCAAGTGATCCTTGCGGGAATTTTTACATCCCTTGCCCATACCATTTGGATTCGCAGTTTGTCAAATTTATCTGTGACTACGGCGGGAACATTGTCCACATTAAGCCCAATTTACGGGAGTTTGGCGGCATGGTATTTTTTAGGGGAAGTTCCGCCCGATAGACTTTGGCTCGGTGGAGGGGTGATTTTGTTTTGTGCTGTGATGGAAGTGTTTCGGAAACAGAATGAGTCTCGGATACGGGAAAAAGAGAAACTTGTGTAG
- a CDS encoding DUF2505 family protein, translating to MKYQVTHTFPVPLDKLLHAREERYKHLDQFPDLKNVTLLEEKKEGNLIHQKRKVSLEGSMPAVLSAALNDLSLLEESTFDTTTNTHEFKIAPPGKDNVFVIKGKSKYEASGSDSKRSYDVDVVSSLLFVSPIVEKAIEEIHKHSLEKDRKSIAKFLGVES from the coding sequence GTGAAATACCAAGTTACCCATACATTCCCAGTTCCCTTAGATAAACTTTTGCATGCAAGAGAAGAGAGATACAAACACCTAGACCAGTTTCCGGATCTAAAGAATGTGACGTTACTCGAAGAAAAAAAAGAAGGGAACCTCATCCACCAAAAACGAAAGGTGAGTTTAGAAGGATCAATGCCTGCCGTTTTATCGGCGGCACTGAATGATCTTTCTTTGTTAGAAGAGTCTACCTTTGATACCACAACCAACACACATGAATTTAAAATTGCCCCACCTGGCAAAGATAATGTATTTGTGATTAAAGGGAAAAGTAAGTACGAGGCAAGTGGATCTGATTCCAAACGTTCTTATGATGTGGATGTGGTTTCTAGTTTGCTCTTTGTTTCTCCGATTGTGGAAAAAGCGATCGAAGAAATTCACAAACATAGTTTGGAGAAGGACAGAAAATCCATCGCCAAATTTCTAGGGGTTGAATCCTAA
- a CDS encoding ferritin-like domain-containing protein: MKSLKKTSFIEAVAAAIEHEVQCFNFYLKLSESLPEGQIRELFSQLALDGDEHIKYIKDIYKSAEGKELPNLKQLSEIEKFHSSTIQKIMDRLDRNKNAEVKADEKKAIELAIREGEDARNFYATVRGKFQDPKINLLFQKLANFNESNNSLLEAQAMAMEQSTPADQVFYWEDEDLLAQVNQPSKSQGKSKPSAKPNTSAKAKPTSKPVAKPQNKVKAKKAVKKAAKPVAKKAKPKAKPAKKKGKKK, encoded by the coding sequence ATGAAATCGCTAAAAAAAACATCCTTTATTGAAGCAGTAGCAGCTGCGATTGAACATGAGGTTCAATGTTTCAATTTTTATCTTAAACTATCTGAAAGTTTGCCTGAAGGTCAAATTAGAGAACTTTTCAGCCAACTTGCGTTAGATGGTGATGAGCACATCAAATACATCAAAGACATTTATAAAAGTGCAGAGGGGAAAGAACTTCCTAACCTCAAACAACTTTCGGAGATTGAAAAATTCCATTCATCCACCATCCAAAAGATAATGGATCGTTTGGACCGAAACAAAAATGCGGAAGTCAAAGCTGACGAAAAGAAGGCAATTGAACTTGCCATTCGCGAAGGGGAAGATGCACGTAATTTTTATGCGACCGTACGTGGGAAATTCCAAGATCCAAAAATCAATTTATTGTTTCAAAAATTAGCAAATTTTAATGAATCCAATAATTCACTTTTGGAAGCCCAAGCAATGGCGATGGAACAGTCCACTCCAGCAGACCAAGTTTTTTATTGGGAAGATGAAGATTTACTCGCACAGGTAAACCAACCTTCGAAGTCACAAGGGAAGTCAAAACCAAGTGCGAAACCAAATACTTCGGCAAAGGCAAAACCAACATCCAAACCTGTTGCTAAACCACAAAACAAAGTGAAGGCGAAAAAAGCTGTGAAAAAGGCCGCAAAACCAGTAGCTAAAAAAGCCAAACCAAAGGCAAAACCAGCAAAGAAAAAAGGTAAGAAAAAATAG
- a CDS encoding lysoplasmalogenase yields the protein MAKEIVLFVLFSVVHLLAIVTISKEDVFYLPSKIVPILILIVALFRSFPTLEKRGKLVAVGLVFSLFGDSFLAIPKEGYFVPGLGSFLIAQLIYSYAFTIDSKIKPVLAIPFLLFGCSFFMVLVPKLGALTIPVGFYISAICLMGWRAAARNSITKPFYLGLLGALVFILSDSIIAYSMFLNREMDRSVASLGIMITYYLAQLLIYAATKTEELDVQSVKNT from the coding sequence ATGGCTAAAGAAATTGTTTTGTTTGTTCTCTTTTCTGTTGTACATCTACTTGCGATCGTTACGATCTCAAAGGAAGATGTTTTTTATCTACCTTCCAAAATTGTCCCAATCTTAATCTTGATTGTAGCATTGTTTCGTTCGTTTCCCACATTGGAAAAACGAGGGAAATTGGTAGCAGTAGGACTTGTTTTTTCTCTATTTGGAGATAGTTTTTTGGCCATCCCAAAAGAAGGATACTTTGTCCCAGGGCTTGGCTCATTTCTCATTGCCCAATTGATTTATTCGTATGCATTCACCATTGATTCCAAAATCAAACCGGTCCTTGCCATTCCATTTTTATTATTTGGATGTTCTTTCTTTATGGTCCTTGTTCCGAAACTCGGAGCTCTAACCATCCCTGTCGGATTTTATATCTCTGCCATTTGCCTTATGGGTTGGCGGGCAGCTGCAAGGAATTCCATCACAAAACCATTTTATTTGGGTCTCCTTGGTGCACTGGTTTTTATCCTATCGGACTCCATTATCGCATATTCAATGTTTCTCAACCGTGAAATGGACCGATCCGTTGCTTCTCTTGGAATTATGATCACGTATTATCTTGCACAACTACTCATATATGCTGCAACAAAGACAGAAGAGTTAGATGTTCAATCAGTGAAAAATACTTGA
- a CDS encoding methylmalonyl-CoA mutase family protein, producing MNEFLFSDFPEVSTEDWKNQILKDLKGSPWDKVTWETEEGFKIEPFYRKEDLPVLPRVFKRNPGWKVTESITSESETKSVTEKGVDAAILISHEEAGKQYGCKISSASDLESLAKSVGEIPLIVSLATRTPKFSDSFKKLTSSHNTVLGDFDPYGTALLCGELGCEKESIGKTFQSLSGTKGFSGVGIHSLYLRDSGASIGQELAYSLSWGVDYLNRHLDAGVSVEDAASNLWFWMGIGSDYFTEIAKFRAMRILWTEVLNAYKLGLGETLPALILAQTSNFQYTAYDPYVNMLRGTTAAMSAVIGGADFIAVSPFDSEYSTKQELGKRIARNAQLLLRYESFLDKVEDPASGSYYLEVLTKKLAETAWEKFQTVEKEGGFGAALKQGTIQKEITARASKKREALATKKEILLGTNQYPLPTERHAELKESMAETEKLLSYSEKSTYERLVPLRLSYEFDKWRNKTDLHVASGKKAPKVFLLTIGDLTMRKARAGFSSNFIGCLGYEIIDNLGFSSVKEGVTKAKESGAEIVVLCSSDEEYATYLPEFAKEMATQLPNAWKLLAGYPKDLVSQAESLGIDDFIHMKRNLTQFMEKAQTKWIGK from the coding sequence TTGAACGAATTTTTATTTTCAGATTTCCCTGAAGTATCCACTGAGGATTGGAAAAACCAAATCCTCAAAGACCTAAAAGGTAGTCCTTGGGACAAAGTGACCTGGGAAACAGAAGAAGGTTTTAAAATTGAACCGTTTTATCGCAAAGAAGACCTTCCTGTTTTGCCTAGAGTTTTCAAACGAAACCCTGGATGGAAAGTAACCGAATCAATCACATCTGAATCCGAAACAAAATCTGTAACAGAGAAAGGTGTTGATGCAGCCATCCTCATTTCCCACGAAGAAGCTGGAAAACAATATGGATGTAAAATCTCCTCAGCTTCCGATTTAGAATCTTTGGCAAAATCAGTGGGTGAGATTCCCCTCATTGTTTCTCTTGCCACAAGAACTCCAAAGTTCAGTGACAGTTTCAAAAAACTTACTTCTTCGCATAACACGGTACTCGGTGACTTTGACCCGTATGGTACGGCGCTTCTTTGTGGAGAACTTGGTTGTGAAAAAGAGAGTATCGGGAAAACCTTCCAATCCCTCTCGGGAACCAAAGGTTTTTCTGGAGTCGGAATTCATAGTTTGTATTTACGGGATTCTGGTGCTTCCATTGGCCAAGAACTTGCCTATTCCCTTTCTTGGGGTGTGGATTACCTAAACCGACATTTGGATGCGGGAGTGTCTGTCGAAGATGCAGCGTCAAACCTTTGGTTTTGGATGGGGATTGGTTCTGATTACTTCACAGAGATCGCCAAATTCCGCGCAATGCGAATCCTTTGGACTGAAGTTTTAAATGCATACAAACTGGGTCTCGGAGAAACTCTTCCAGCTCTTATCCTTGCCCAAACTAGTAATTTTCAATACACTGCATATGATCCCTACGTGAATATGTTACGTGGAACAACGGCTGCTATGTCTGCCGTAATTGGAGGTGCTGATTTTATCGCCGTTTCTCCTTTTGATTCCGAATATTCCACAAAACAAGAGTTAGGAAAAAGAATTGCAAGGAATGCACAACTCCTACTTCGTTACGAATCTTTCCTCGACAAAGTAGAAGACCCTGCTTCAGGTTCGTACTACTTAGAAGTTCTCACGAAAAAATTAGCGGAAACAGCTTGGGAGAAATTCCAAACTGTGGAAAAAGAAGGTGGGTTTGGTGCCGCTTTGAAACAAGGAACTATCCAAAAGGAAATCACAGCAAGAGCTTCCAAAAAACGAGAAGCCCTTGCGACCAAAAAAGAAATCCTACTTGGTACAAACCAATACCCACTCCCCACAGAACGGCATGCCGAACTAAAAGAATCAATGGCCGAAACAGAAAAACTCCTATCTTACTCAGAAAAGTCGACATACGAACGTTTGGTACCACTCAGACTTTCATATGAATTTGACAAATGGAGAAACAAAACAGACCTCCACGTAGCATCTGGGAAAAAAGCTCCAAAGGTATTTTTATTGACCATTGGGGACCTAACGATGCGAAAAGCACGTGCTGGATTTAGCTCCAACTTCATTGGTTGCCTAGGATACGAAATCATCGACAACCTGGGATTTTCTTCTGTAAAAGAAGGAGTTACCAAAGCAAAAGAATCGGGAGCTGAGATTGTAGTCCTTTGTTCGTCTGACGAAGAGTATGCGACCTACCTTCCTGAATTTGCAAAGGAAATGGCAACCCAACTTCCAAACGCTTGGAAACTACTAGCGGGTTACCCAAAAGACCTAGTGAGCCAAGCGGAATCTCTCGGGATAGACGACTTCATCCACATGAAACGGAACCTCACTCAGTTTATGGAAAAAGCCCAAACCAAATGGATCGGGAAATAA
- the scpA gene encoding methylmalonyl-CoA mutase produces the protein MKKPNFATTPLSFSAPKPDPKSISLWQTAEGISIQSRYQPTDLEGLEHLNYAAGIPPYLRGPYSTMYVNKPWTVRQYAGFSTAEESNAFYRRNLAAGQKGLSVAFDLATHRGYDSDHERVVGDVGKAGVAIDSVLDMKILFDQIPLDQMSVSMTMNGAVIPVLAFYIVAAEEQGVTRDKLSGTIQNDILKEFMVRNTYIYPPKHSMKIIADIFGYTSKYMPKFNSISISGYHMQEAGATADLELAYTLADGWEYIKTGIASGLSVDEFAPRLSFFWAIGMNHFMEIAKMRAGRLLWAKIVNQFQPKSTKSLALRTHCQTSGWSLTEQDPFNNVGRTCIEAMAAALGHTQSLHTNALDEAIALPTDFSARIARNTQIYLQEETNIHRVIDPWGGSFYVEKLTNDLVHKAWDLITEVQKLGGMAEAIETGIPKMRIEEASARKQARIDSGKDVIVGVNRFRLDKEAPLDILDIDNTAVRLAQIKRLEQMKKDRDNTAVEAALNAITKCAETGNGNLLELAVDAARKRASLGEISYAMEKVFGRYKAVIRSISGVYSSEISEDKGYIEARGLADEFAKLEGRRPRIMVAKMGQDGHDRGAKVISTSFADMGFDVDIGPLFQTPAEVAKQVVENDCHILGVSSLAAGHKTLVPQVIEELKKLGAEDVLVVVGGVIPAQDYDFLYKSGATAIFGPGTVISEAAKQILNLLLGERRAA, from the coding sequence ATGAAGAAACCAAATTTTGCAACGACTCCACTTTCATTTAGTGCTCCAAAACCAGACCCAAAGTCGATTTCACTTTGGCAAACGGCAGAAGGGATCTCCATCCAATCTCGGTACCAACCTACCGATTTAGAAGGTTTGGAACACTTAAACTATGCAGCGGGAATCCCTCCTTATCTACGTGGGCCATATTCCACCATGTATGTGAATAAACCTTGGACCGTCCGCCAATACGCTGGATTTTCCACAGCGGAAGAATCAAATGCCTTTTATCGTAGAAACTTAGCCGCAGGGCAAAAGGGTCTTTCCGTTGCTTTTGACCTGGCGACACACAGGGGCTATGATTCCGACCACGAACGAGTGGTGGGGGACGTGGGAAAAGCGGGTGTGGCGATTGACTCTGTCCTTGACATGAAGATTCTCTTCGACCAAATCCCTCTCGACCAAATGTCAGTTTCCATGACCATGAATGGTGCGGTCATCCCAGTGCTTGCATTTTATATTGTGGCGGCAGAAGAACAAGGGGTAACACGAGACAAACTTTCCGGCACCATCCAAAATGATATTTTGAAAGAGTTTATGGTGAGGAACACTTACATCTACCCACCAAAACATTCGATGAAAATCATCGCCGATATCTTTGGTTACACTTCTAAGTACATGCCAAAGTTTAACTCCATCTCGATCTCTGGTTACCATATGCAAGAAGCTGGTGCCACGGCGGATTTGGAACTTGCGTATACACTCGCTGATGGTTGGGAATACATCAAAACGGGGATAGCTTCTGGGCTTTCTGTAGATGAATTTGCACCACGCCTCTCTTTCTTTTGGGCGATTGGGATGAACCATTTTATGGAGATTGCCAAAATGCGAGCGGGCCGTCTGCTTTGGGCTAAAATCGTAAACCAGTTCCAACCCAAGTCGACAAAGTCTTTGGCTCTCCGAACCCATTGCCAAACGTCTGGATGGTCCCTCACAGAACAAGACCCATTCAATAACGTGGGTAGGACTTGTATTGAAGCTATGGCGGCAGCCCTTGGCCATACACAATCCCTTCACACAAATGCTCTTGATGAAGCGATTGCCCTTCCGACTGACTTTTCTGCACGGATTGCTCGTAACACACAGATTTACTTACAAGAAGAAACCAACATCCACCGAGTCATCGACCCTTGGGGCGGATCATTTTATGTAGAAAAACTTACAAATGATTTAGTCCATAAAGCATGGGATCTCATCACCGAAGTACAAAAATTAGGTGGGATGGCAGAGGCAATTGAGACGGGAATTCCAAAGATGCGCATCGAAGAAGCATCCGCCAGAAAACAAGCTCGTATCGATTCTGGGAAGGATGTGATTGTCGGAGTGAACCGGTTCCGTTTGGATAAAGAAGCTCCACTTGATATTTTAGACATCGATAATACTGCGGTTCGACTCGCTCAAATCAAACGACTCGAACAAATGAAAAAAGACCGTGACAACACTGCCGTTGAAGCTGCGTTAAACGCCATTACCAAATGTGCAGAAACAGGCAACGGTAACTTACTCGAACTCGCAGTAGATGCCGCACGCAAACGTGCTTCTCTCGGTGAAATTTCATATGCAATGGAAAAAGTATTCGGGAGGTATAAAGCTGTGATCAGATCCATCTCGGGAGTGTACTCCTCCGAAATTTCTGAAGACAAAGGTTATATCGAAGCACGGGGTCTTGCTGACGAATTTGCAAAACTCGAAGGCCGTCGCCCAAGGATCATGGTTGCCAAAATGGGACAAGATGGCCATGACCGTGGTGCCAAGGTGATCTCCACCAGTTTTGCCGATATGGGGTTTGACGTTGATATCGGGCCTCTTTTCCAAACACCTGCGGAAGTTGCCAAACAAGTAGTAGAAAATGACTGCCACATCCTTGGAGTTTCTTCTCTTGCGGCTGGACACAAAACCTTGGTTCCTCAAGTGATTGAAGAATTAAAAAAACTCGGCGCAGAAGATGTGCTCGTGGTAGTGGGTGGGGTCATCCCAGCACAGGACTATGATTTCCTCTACAAATCAGGTGCCACAGCGATTTTTGGACCAGGGACTGTAATTTCGGAAGCCGCAAAACAAATCCTCAATTTGTTACTCGGGGAACGAAGAGCCGCCTAA